The genomic interval TCACGCGCACCTGTGGAACCGGTTCCGGAATCCGGCCGGGGTCAACTGGCTGGAGACCTCGAACGTCGGCAACAGCTACGGCGCGTACGACGTGTCGTCCGGTGCCGCCCGGAACCTGCCGGCGGGGCCGGACCACGTCCGGCAGGGTGATCCGGGCGGGCTGGAGCCGGTCGTCCCGACGGTCGCGCCGTTGACCGGGCCGACCGGTGCCCCGCTGCCCTACGTGGCGAGCGACGACATCACGGTCTTCTCGGTCCTGGACTCGACGGCCGGGGTGGTCCGGTCCTATCGGTTCGACACCCGCGACCCGGACGCCCCGGTGCTGCTCTTCGACGAGTTCCCGCTGACCTGATCCCCCGGCACCCCGACCGGCCGTCAGTCCGGCGGCTCCGGGGTCGCCGCCTGCCCGGACGCGGCGGTCTGCTCCGGTGCCACGCTCCCGTCCGGGGTCACCGTGTCCTCCGAGGTACGCCGTTCCAGGAACGAGTCCGGGGCGGCCGCCGCCTCGGCGACGCGGCGTTCCGACTCCGTCGTCCTCGGATCGGACTCGGCCAGCACCGCCGCCCCCGCCTCGCGCCGGTCCGAGTCGGCCAGTACCGCCGCCGCCTGCGCCTCCGGGTCGTCGCTGCCCACGGAGCGTTCCTCCGGGAGCAGGTGGGCGGCCCGGTTCTCGACCCGGTCACTCGTCTCTTCACTCATGCCGCGATCCATACCCGAACCGTTGCTCCGCTACTCGTCGGAGCCGTCCGGGGCCGCCGGGCGAGGCCCCGGCGCAGCCGGTGGCCGTACCGGACCGGCGGATGTCCTGGTCTGCGGCATGGTGGGCCGAATACGGCATTTCCGGCCGGAGAGCAGCAGCCAGCCGCCACCAGCCCGGGGCGTCGAAAAAGCGGATGTCTGCTCCGGCCGCCGGGCACTAGCGTGACGGCGTGACGGCAGAGACCTCGGCGGAGGACCGGCTCGACGCCGGCTGGCGGGCCGAGAGCGACGCCTGGATCACGGATCGGCTGGCCGAGCGGGGCATCGCCGCCACCGCCCCGGTCCAGTCCGTCCGGGTGCGCGCCTGGTCGATCGTGCGGCGGGTGGAGACCAGCGCCGGTCGGATGTGGTTCAAGGCGAACGTGCCGACCAACGCCTTCGAGGCGGGGGTGGTCGAGGCGCTGGCGGAGTTGGTGCCGGAGCTGGTCGTGGCGCCGCTGGCGGTGGACCGGGGCCGGGGCTGGTTTCTCGGGCCGGACGGCGGGACGATCCTGCGGGAGCTGACCGGGCGGCCCGACCCGGCCCGCTGGGCGGAGCTGCTGCGGACGTACGCCGGTCTTCAGCGCGCGATGGCCCCGCACGCCGACCGGCTGGTCCGGCTCGGCGTGCCGGACCTCCGCCCGGCCCGGATGCCGGCCGCGCTGGCCGGGCTGCTGGCCGATCCGACGGTCCGGCTCGCGGAGCCACACCGGGCCGCGCTGGTCGCGCTCTTGCCCGAGTACGACAGTTGGTGCGCCGACCTTGACGCCGACGGGCTGCCGGCGTCGATCCAGCACGACGACCTGCACGACGGCAACGTCTTCGTCGGCGCCGCCGGAATGCGCTTCTTCGACTGGGGCGACGCCTGCCTGGCGCACCCGTTCGGCAGCCTGCTCGTGGCGCTGAACGTCGCCGCCGACCAGCTCGGCGTGGACCCGGCGGGTCCGGAGCTGTCCCGGCTCCGGGACGCCTACCTGGAACCCTGGACCGATCTCCGGGACCGTGCCGACCTGCGCCACTCGGTCCGGTTGGCGCTGCGGGTCGCGAAGGTCGGCCGGGCGGTCTCCTGGCAGCGGGCACTGCGCGGCGCGACCGCGCCCGACTGGCAGCGGGCACTCGGCGGTCCGGCGCTGATCGCCCCCGAGCACACGACGGCGCCGGCCGCCTGGCTGGAGGCGCTCATCCCGGAACCGGCCCCGGTCAGGGCGCGAGTCGACTGATCCGGGCCGGCCGGCCGGTCAGGGCGCGAGTCGAGTGATCTCGGGCCGGCCCCGGTCAGCCTGCGGATCGACTGATCCGGGTCACGGCGCACCGTTCAGTGGAACAGCCGGGCCGGGACGGCGTCGGCGAGCAGCCGGTAACCGGTCGGGTTGAGGTGCAGGTGGTCGCCGGTGTCGGCGGCCGGCAACAGTCGCCGGGGGTCCGCCGGATCCCGTACGGCCCGATCGAAGTCGATCACGGCGTCGAACCGGCCGCTGCCGCGGATCCACCGGTTGACCGCCTGTCGAGTCGCCTCCCGGAGCCCGGTCGGATCGTCGTAGTCCGGGTTGCCGCCGAACGGGGTCAGCGTGGCGCCGTACACGAGGATCTCCTGTGCGTGCGCCCGGGTGACGATCTGGTCGTACGCGGTGAGCAGGTCGTCGGCGACCGCCCGCTGGGCGGCCTCGGTGGCCTCGGCGGTGCCGATGTCGTTGACCCCCTCGAACACCACGAGCCAGGCGACGCCGCTCTGCGCCAGTACGTCCCGGTCCAGCCGGGCCAGCGCGTTAGGTCCGAGCCCGTCGGCGAGTACCCGGTTGCCGCCGGCCGCCTGGTTCAGCACCGCGACGTCCCGGGTTCGGTCGTGGCCGTGCAGCCGGTCCACGAGTTGGTCCGGCCAGCGGTCGTTGCCGTTGGTGGTGGAACCCCGCCCGTCGGTCAACGAGTCGCCGAGCAGCACCGCGACCCGGGTGCCGGGCCCGGCCGGCACCTCCAGCGCGCTGAGCAGGTACCAGTGGTCGACCGGGGTGGCACCGGGCAGCGTCGACGCCGCGACGTGGTTGCCGCGCAGCAGGTGGGAGGTGGTCCGGGAGCCGGGGTGCGCGGTGATCCGGTCCGATGCCTGTCCCGGCCCGAGATAGAGCGTCACGGTCAGGTTGGCGCGGGCCGGTACGGCGATGTCGACCGGGTCGGAGACAAGTTGCGCACCCACCGGTACGGTCACCGACGCCCGGCCGCTGAAGGTCACCGGCCGCGCGCTGCCGGGCTGGATCGCGCTGACCCCGGCCCGGCCGCCCTCCGGCAGCGCGACCGTGGCGGCGGTGACCGGCAGCGGCGCCCCGCCGAAGGCGTTGGAGAGGCGCAGCCGGATCCGCGACCCGGCCACCGACACCCGGACGGTCTGCCGGAGCGTGCTGTCGGCCAGCATCCGGTCGGGCTCGGTGAAGGGTGGCGGCGGCATGTTCTCCGGCTCGGCGAGCTGCGGCATCGACGCCCAGCTCGTCGCCCAGCGCTGCCCGACCCGGCCGCCGTCGGCGCGACCGGTCGGCTCTGCCGCGACGACCTCACCCGGTTCGCCCGGCCCCGCCCGGTCGGGAACTCCCCCGGGCGCGGGCACCGCCGCGGGTTCGGCCACGGTCGCGGGCTCGGCCACCGCCGCAGGTTCGGCCACGGTCACGGGTTCGGCGATCGCCTCGGGTTCGGTCGCGGTCGCCGGCTCGGCCACCGCCTCGGGTTCGGTCGCCGGCTCGGCCACCGCCTCGGGTTCGGTCGCGGTCGCGGGTTCGGCTACCGCCTCGGGTTCGGTCGCGGGGTCGGCCACCGCCGTAGGTTCGCTCACGGCGGCGGCACCGGACGAGCCGGCGACGAGCAGGGCGGTGCGGATTCCCACCGTCACCAGGCTGAGCAACGGCCACCTCCGGCTTCTGTCGCGGTCTCCCCCGCACGCCGCTGCTGCCGGGCATCGGGAGCGGCGGGGGTTTCGGCTGCGGACAAATATAGGGGCCGCCATCGCCCACCCCCGGGACGCGAGGGTTACCCGGGCGGCTTCTGGTCTGCGGCGCTCACCGGCGCCGGCCAGTTTCGCAGCACGGCGTCGACGGCATCCACCGTCCTGGCCCAGGAGTCGTCGACCGGGCGGGGGTGGTGCCGGAATCCGCCGGCCCGCTCAAGGCTCACGTAACCGTGGAAGGTGCTGTTCAGCATGCGTACCGCATCGGTCTGGTCCGGCTCGGCCAGCCGGTAGCCGCGCAGGATTGCCCGGGTCAGCTCGGCGTGCCGGCGGGCCGCGTCGGCGGCGACCGTGTCCGTCTGCGGGTCGAGTTCGAGCTGCGCCGCCGAGTATCTGCCGGGGTGTTGTTTCGCGTAGTTCCGGTACGTGTCGGCGAAGGCCGCCAGCGCGTCCCGGCCGGCGCGACCGGCGAGTGCGGCGGCGGCCCGGTCGGCGAGTTCCGTCAGGGCCAGTGCGGCCACCCTGACCCGCAGGTCGCGGGCGT from Plantactinospora sp. BC1 carries:
- a CDS encoding phosphotransferase family protein, whose product is MTAETSAEDRLDAGWRAESDAWITDRLAERGIAATAPVQSVRVRAWSIVRRVETSAGRMWFKANVPTNAFEAGVVEALAELVPELVVAPLAVDRGRGWFLGPDGGTILRELTGRPDPARWAELLRTYAGLQRAMAPHADRLVRLGVPDLRPARMPAALAGLLADPTVRLAEPHRAALVALLPEYDSWCADLDADGLPASIQHDDLHDGNVFVGAAGMRFFDWGDACLAHPFGSLLVALNVAADQLGVDPAGPELSRLRDAYLEPWTDLRDRADLRHSVRLALRVAKVGRAVSWQRALRGATAPDWQRALGGPALIAPEHTTAPAAWLEALIPEPAPVRARVD
- a CDS encoding GDSL-type esterase/lipase family protein: MGIRTALLVAGSSGAAAVSEPTAVADPATEPEAVAEPATATEPEAVAEPATEPEAVAEPATATEPEAIAEPVTVAEPAAVAEPATVAEPAAVPAPGGVPDRAGPGEPGEVVAAEPTGRADGGRVGQRWATSWASMPQLAEPENMPPPPFTEPDRMLADSTLRQTVRVSVAGSRIRLRLSNAFGGAPLPVTAATVALPEGGRAGVSAIQPGSARPVTFSGRASVTVPVGAQLVSDPVDIAVPARANLTVTLYLGPGQASDRITAHPGSRTTSHLLRGNHVAASTLPGATPVDHWYLLSALEVPAGPGTRVAVLLGDSLTDGRGSTTNGNDRWPDQLVDRLHGHDRTRDVAVLNQAAGGNRVLADGLGPNALARLDRDVLAQSGVAWLVVFEGVNDIGTAEATEAAQRAVADDLLTAYDQIVTRAHAQEILVYGATLTPFGGNPDYDDPTGLREATRQAVNRWIRGSGRFDAVIDFDRAVRDPADPRRLLPAADTGDHLHLNPTGYRLLADAVPARLFH
- a CDS encoding TetR/AcrR family transcriptional regulator; the protein is MTRAGLTAERLTRAAAELADEVGFENVTISALARHFGVKDASLYSHVRNARDLRVRVAALALTELADRAAAALAGRAGRDALAAFADTYRNYAKQHPGRYSAAQLELDPQTDTVAADAARRHAELTRAILRGYRLAEPDQTDAVRMLNSTFHGYVSLERAGGFRHHPRPVDDSWARTVDAVDAVLRNWPAPVSAADQKPPG